In one window of Miscanthus floridulus cultivar M001 chromosome 12, ASM1932011v1, whole genome shotgun sequence DNA:
- the LOC136496887 gene encoding uncharacterized protein isoform X1 — protein MAAAAADAPAEAAAIARRLASCNTGTRERAVRYLLSDFLPASAARLSATDLLKLWKGLFFCFWHADKPLYQSSVATRLASAVSAPPSPADGAAFLAAYLTTLRREWAHIDVHRLDKFYLLNRRFLHRAFLLLSVNSFAPDVTSQVVSVLSNKALLPEADNVAAGTSRGLGYHVAEAFLDELLPVLPVSLETMDALLAPFFTVLEKSTDRVMVSKVKAGVFERLLESGRRLLETVKKGDEMEKGSAEEKLGKIGLLFGFSKRFLDIGAKAETVQSNRKVVFGLRDAFVKIEKGLQLSGLEITVPKFEATEVPVPPNAGEEKAQKKKKKAKKAALAEGEMEEAKDLKREKKDKKEKKEKKKKRKVEVVDEGNTTEKSTGAPVDDQQMGDGTDGITFDETLKSNLQKQFEMAAAEAGMPKGGSSSGASPVTPASGKVATKRKRSKSADKLYEASCGDDGSEGNLLARDGEKSGKRVRFSMKNNLVWKPHNPLPLQCLRLPPSATPRGSALKKGVQPGPIAPTPLKKAKPKANSAKKVLKKQPSSAVKRLRKLQSFSA, from the coding sequence atggccgccgccgccgcagacgCGCCCGCCGAGGCCGCCGCCATCGCGCGGCGCCTGGCCTCCTGCAACACCGGCACCCGGGAGCGCGCGGTCCGCTACCTCCTCTCGGACTTCCTGCCCGCCTCCGCGGCGCGCCTCTCCGCCACCGACCTCCTCAAGCTCTGGAAGGGCCTCTTCTTTTGCTTCTGGCACGCGGACAAGCCGCTGTACCAGAGCTCCGTCGCCACGCGCCTCGCGTCCGCGGTCTCCGCCCCGCCGTCCCCCGCCGACGGGGCCGCCTTCCTCGCCGCCTACCTCACCACGCTCCGCCGCGAGTGGGCCCACATCGACGTCCACCGCCTCGACAAGTTCTACCTGCTCAACCGCCGGTTCCTCCACCGCGCCTTCCTTCTCCTCAGCGTCAATTCCTTCGCCCCCGACGTCACCTCCCAGGTCGTGTCCGTGCTGTCGAATAAGGCCTTGCTCCCGGAAGCCGATAACGTCGCCGCAGGCACCTCCCGGGGCCTCGGGTACCATGTCGCCGAGGCGTTCCTTGACGAGCTCTTGCCCGTGCTCCCTGTCAGCCTGGAGACGATGGACGCCCTGCTGGCTCCGTTCTTCACTGTACTGGAGAAGTCGACTGATAGGGTGATGGTGAGTAAGGTGAAGGCAGGCGTGTTTGAGAGGTTACTGGAGAGCGGCCGTCGGTTGCTTGAGACGGTGAAGAAAGGGGACGAGATGGAGAAGGGTAGTGCTGAGGAGAAGCTCGGGAAAATTGGATTGCTGTTTGGATTCAGCAAGAGGTTCCTGGATATTGGTGCAAAGGCAGAGACGGTGCAATCGAACCGGAAGGTGGTCTTTGGGTTGAGGGATGCATTTGTGAAGATCGAGAAGGGTTTGCAGCTATCTGGTCTTGAGATCACTGTGCCTAAGTTTGAGGCTACTGAGGTGCCAGTGCCGCCAAATGCAGGCGAGGAAAAGgcacaaaagaagaagaaaaaggccaAGAAGGCTGCATTGGCTGAAGGTGAGATGGAGGAGGCCAAGGATCTGAAGCgtgagaagaaggacaagaaggagaagaaagagaagaagaaaaagaggaAGGTGGAGGTTGTTGATGAAGGGAACACCACTGAGAAGAGTACCGGTGCTCCTGTAGATGACCAACAGATGGGTGATGGTACTGATGGCATTACATTTGATGAGACATTAAAGTCCAATCTTCAGAAGCAGTTTGAGATGGCTGCAGCAGAAGCTGGTATGCCCAAAGGGGGCAGCAGCTCAGGCGCTTCACCAGTGACACCAGCTAGTGGGAAAGTGGCAACAAAGCGGAAGCGTTCAAAATCTGCTGATAAGCTGTATGAAGCTTCTTGTGGGGATGATGGCAGCGAAGGTAATCTTCTTGCCCGGGATGGAGAGAAGAGTGGTAAGAGGGTGAGGTTCTCGATGAAGAATAATTTAGTTTGGAAACCTCACAATCCTTTGCCACTGCAGTGTTTGAGGCTGCCACCTTCGGCTACTCCAAGGGGAAGCGCACTAAAAAAGGGCGTTCAGCCAGGGCCCATAGCACCGACGCCATTGAAGAAGGCTAAGCCAAAGGCAAATTCTGCAAAGAAGGTCTTGAAGAAGCAACCTTCATCTGCTGTGAAGCGTTTGCGGAAGTTGCAGAGTTTCTCAGCATGA
- the LOC136496887 gene encoding uncharacterized protein isoform X2 — MAAAAADAPAEAAAIARRLASCNTGTRERAVRYLLSDFLPASAARLSATDLLKLWKGLFFCFWHADKPLYQSSVATRLASAVSAPPSPADGAAFLAAYLTTLRREWAHIDVHRLDKFYLLNRRFLHRAFLLLSVNSFAPDVTSQVVSVLSNKALLPEADNVAAGTSRGLGYHVAEAFLDELLPVLPVSLETMDALLAPFFTVLEKSTDRVMVSKVKAGVFERLLESGRRLLETVKKGDEMEKGSAEEKLGKIGLLFGFSKRFLDIGAKAETVQSNRKVVFGLRDAFVKIEKGLQLSGLEITVPKFEATEVPVPPNAGEEKAQKKKKKAKKAALAEGEMEEAKDLKREKKDKKEKKEKKKKRKVEVVDEGNTTEKSTGAPVDDQQMGDGTDGITFDETLKSNLQKQFEMAAAEAGMPKGGSSSGASPVTPASGKVATKRKRSKSADKLYEASCGDDGSEVFEAATFGYSKGKRTKKGRSARAHSTDAIEEG, encoded by the exons atggccgccgccgccgcagacgCGCCCGCCGAGGCCGCCGCCATCGCGCGGCGCCTGGCCTCCTGCAACACCGGCACCCGGGAGCGCGCGGTCCGCTACCTCCTCTCGGACTTCCTGCCCGCCTCCGCGGCGCGCCTCTCCGCCACCGACCTCCTCAAGCTCTGGAAGGGCCTCTTCTTTTGCTTCTGGCACGCGGACAAGCCGCTGTACCAGAGCTCCGTCGCCACGCGCCTCGCGTCCGCGGTCTCCGCCCCGCCGTCCCCCGCCGACGGGGCCGCCTTCCTCGCCGCCTACCTCACCACGCTCCGCCGCGAGTGGGCCCACATCGACGTCCACCGCCTCGACAAGTTCTACCTGCTCAACCGCCGGTTCCTCCACCGCGCCTTCCTTCTCCTCAGCGTCAATTCCTTCGCCCCCGACGTCACCTCCCAGGTCGTGTCCGTGCTGTCGAATAAGGCCTTGCTCCCGGAAGCCGATAACGTCGCCGCAGGCACCTCCCGGGGCCTCGGGTACCATGTCGCCGAGGCGTTCCTTGACGAGCTCTTGCCCGTGCTCCCTGTCAGCCTGGAGACGATGGACGCCCTGCTGGCTCCGTTCTTCACTGTACTGGAGAAGTCGACTGATAGGGTGATGGTGAGTAAGGTGAAGGCAGGCGTGTTTGAGAGGTTACTGGAGAGCGGCCGTCGGTTGCTTGAGACGGTGAAGAAAGGGGACGAGATGGAGAAGGGTAGTGCTGAGGAGAAGCTCGGGAAAATTGGATTGCTGTTTGGATTCAGCAAGAGGTTCCTGGATATTGGTGCAAAGGCAGAGACGGTGCAATCGAACCGGAAGGTGGTCTTTGGGTTGAGGGATGCATTTGTGAAGATCGAGAAGGGTTTGCAGCTATCTGGTCTTGAGATCACTGTGCCTAAGTTTGAGGCTACTGAGGTGCCAGTGCCGCCAAATGCAGGCGAGGAAAAGgcacaaaagaagaagaaaaaggccaAGAAGGCTGCATTGGCTGAAGGTGAGATGGAGGAGGCCAAGGATCTGAAGCgtgagaagaaggacaagaaggagaagaaagagaagaagaaaaagaggaAGGTGGAGGTTGTTGATGAAGGGAACACCACTGAGAAGAGTACCGGTGCTCCTGTAGATGACCAACAGATGGGTGATGGTACTGATGGCATTACATTTGATGAGACATTAAAGTCCAATCTTCAGAAGCAGTTTGAGATGGCTGCAGCAGAAGCTGGTATGCCCAAAGGGGGCAGCAGCTCAGGCGCTTCACCAGTGACACCAGCTAGTGGGAAAGTGGCAACAAAGCGGAAGCGTTCAAAATCTGCTGATAAGCTGTATGAAGCTTCTTGTGGGGATGATGGCAGCGAAG TGTTTGAGGCTGCCACCTTCGGCTACTCCAAGGGGAAGCGCACTAAAAAAGGGCGTTCAGCCAGGGCCCATAGCACCGACGCCATTGAAGAAGGCTAA